The Nocardioides humi genome includes a region encoding these proteins:
- a CDS encoding septum formation family protein has product MSDVTGSLRRVRRAANAGAALLALTGLVACSGGGEEKEPPPTAPSTQAPAAAPDPGPTAGACYPLPYDAAVAPTSEVEAVDCEQPHTSVTFAIGTIDAFVDGHLLAVDSEKVQAQVSSACPTQLLSYVGGTLTDLRLSMIRSIWFTPTVEQSDAGATWYRCDAVLLDGASRLADLDGDLEGALAGEGVPNKYAMCGTAAPDAEDFERVRCSAKHSWRAIDVVAFEAVKYPGVKKVRAAGRTRCEDAAADVAEDPLTFQWGYEWPTKEQWAMGQKFGRCWTAD; this is encoded by the coding sequence GTGAGTGACGTGACGGGGAGCCTTCGCCGGGTACGACGCGCGGCCAACGCCGGCGCTGCCCTGCTCGCGCTGACCGGCCTCGTCGCGTGCAGCGGCGGCGGGGAGGAGAAGGAGCCGCCCCCGACCGCGCCGTCCACGCAGGCCCCGGCGGCGGCCCCCGATCCCGGCCCCACCGCAGGCGCCTGCTACCCGCTGCCGTACGACGCCGCCGTCGCGCCCACCTCCGAGGTCGAGGCCGTGGACTGCGAGCAGCCCCACACCAGCGTGACCTTCGCGATCGGCACCATCGACGCCTTCGTCGACGGCCACCTGCTCGCCGTCGACTCCGAGAAGGTCCAGGCCCAGGTGTCCTCGGCCTGCCCCACCCAGCTGCTGAGCTACGTCGGCGGCACGCTCACCGACCTCCGGCTGAGCATGATCCGCTCGATCTGGTTCACCCCGACCGTGGAGCAGTCCGACGCCGGCGCCACGTGGTACCGCTGCGACGCGGTCCTCCTCGACGGCGCCTCGCGGCTCGCCGACCTCGACGGCGACCTGGAGGGGGCGCTCGCGGGCGAGGGCGTCCCGAACAAGTACGCCATGTGCGGCACCGCCGCCCCCGACGCCGAGGACTTCGAGCGGGTCCGCTGCTCGGCGAAGCACTCGTGGCGCGCGATCGACGTCGTCGCCTTCGAGGCGGTCAAGTACCCCGGGGTCAAGAAGGTCCGTGCCGCCGGCCGGACGCGCTGCGAGGACGCCGCCGCCGACGTCGCCGAGGACCCGCTCACCTTCCAGTGGGGCTATGAGTGGCCGACCAAGGAGCAGTGGGCCATGGGCCAGAAGTTCGGTCGGTGCTGGACGGCTGATTAA
- a CDS encoding septum formation family protein, giving the protein MPLADPEDVALPANATKTVPCSEEHTAETFATGKLPAEFDDVEYDDASLGAFAYRTCSTAFAKFVGADESLVLRTTLSWAWFRPSEKAWKKGARWYRCDVLGGSTASTSYRPLPETAEGMLAGRPPDVWLSCARGPSVGEGEKVPCSQKHDWRAVTTVKLGQPEDEYPGDRVMESRTRSFCATSVKAWLNYPAEFEYGFTFFHKAEWDAGIRRSVCWARTGE; this is encoded by the coding sequence GTGCCGCTCGCTGACCCCGAAGACGTCGCCCTGCCGGCCAACGCGACCAAGACCGTGCCGTGCTCGGAGGAGCACACCGCCGAGACCTTCGCGACCGGGAAGCTGCCCGCGGAGTTCGACGACGTCGAGTACGACGACGCGAGCCTCGGCGCGTTCGCCTACCGCACCTGCTCGACCGCGTTCGCCAAGTTCGTCGGCGCCGACGAGAGCCTGGTGCTGCGCACCACACTGAGCTGGGCCTGGTTCCGGCCGTCGGAGAAGGCGTGGAAGAAGGGCGCCCGCTGGTACCGCTGCGACGTGCTGGGCGGGAGCACCGCGAGCACGTCGTACCGTCCCCTGCCGGAGACCGCCGAGGGCATGCTCGCCGGGCGGCCGCCGGACGTGTGGCTCAGCTGCGCGCGCGGCCCGTCGGTCGGCGAGGGCGAGAAGGTGCCGTGCTCGCAGAAGCACGACTGGCGCGCGGTGACGACGGTGAAGCTCGGGCAGCCCGAGGACGAGTACCCCGGCGACCGGGTGATGGAGAGCCGCACCCGCTCCTTCTGCGCCACCTCGGTCAAGGCGTGGCTGAACTACCCGGCCGAGTTCGAGTACGGCTTCACCTTCTTCCACAAGGCGGAGTGGGACGCCGGCATCCGGCGGTCGGTGTGCTGGGCGAGGACGGGTGAGTGA
- a CDS encoding flavodoxin family protein encodes MPSLLIVHHSPSRSMRALLEQVVAGAHDDDVQVAGGGVEVVVRPALEATADDVLAADGYVLGTTANFGYMSGALKHFFDSTFLAVGGALDPSGAPADGAGATTGRPYGLWLHGRYDLTGAERSVRSIVGALGWRQGYDVLGVLGTVDDAALEAAYALGATIAALLTD; translated from the coding sequence GTGCCGAGCCTGCTGATCGTCCACCACTCCCCCAGCCGCTCGATGCGGGCGCTGCTCGAGCAGGTGGTCGCCGGCGCCCACGACGACGACGTCCAGGTCGCCGGCGGTGGCGTCGAGGTCGTCGTACGGCCGGCGCTGGAGGCGACCGCGGACGACGTGCTGGCGGCCGACGGCTACGTGCTCGGCACGACCGCGAACTTCGGGTACATGAGCGGCGCCCTCAAGCACTTCTTCGACTCGACCTTCCTCGCCGTCGGCGGCGCCCTCGACCCGTCCGGCGCCCCGGCCGACGGCGCCGGGGCGACCACCGGGCGGCCGTACGGGCTGTGGCTGCACGGCCGCTACGACCTCACCGGCGCGGAGCGGTCGGTGCGGTCGATCGTGGGCGCGCTGGGCTGGCGGCAGGGGTACGACGTGCTCGGGGTGCTCGGTACCGTCGACGACGCGGCGCTCGAGGCGGCCTATGCGCTGGGCGCTACGATCGCGGCACTTCTGACCGACTGA
- the leuA gene encoding 2-isopropylmalate synthase: MTTNARPSVTVPSQQPSGMPYHRYTAFEPVTVPDRTWPDRKITRAPRWLSTDLRDGNQALIDPMSPSRKMKMFELLVGMGYKEIEVGFPAASQTDFDFVRQLVTEDRVPDDVRISVLTQAREDLIARTVESLVGADKATVHLYNATAPLFQRVVFGVTEAECIAIATRGTEWVMKYADQLLDGTDFGYQYSPEIFTQTPTDFAIEVCERVSDVWQPEEGREIILNLPATVEMSTPNTYADQIEYFGRHLTRRAHSIISLHPHNDRGTAVAATELALMAGADRVEGCLFGHGERTGNVDLVTLGMNLFSQGIDPQVDFSEIDEVRRTVEYCTQLPVHPRHPWAGDLVYTAFSGSHQDAIKKGLEDLDRIAAEQGKPVSEIPWEAPYLPIDPKDVGRTYEAVIRVNSQSGKGGVAYVLKAEHSLDLPRRAQIEFSRVIQQHTDTQGGEVTPEDIWTIFRAEYLDREEPYSLVSFSSTTDEEGDDRQEVRLVVRGEEIAFTGMGNGPVAAFVDGMRQAGADIRVLDYAEHALSSGGDAVAAAYVECEIAGEIVWGIGIHHNIVTASLRAVVCAANRAQAITIPAGG; this comes from the coding sequence ATGACCACCAACGCACGGCCGAGCGTCACCGTCCCGAGCCAGCAGCCCAGCGGGATGCCCTACCACCGCTACACCGCCTTCGAGCCCGTCACCGTGCCGGACCGCACCTGGCCGGACCGGAAGATCACCCGCGCCCCCCGGTGGCTCTCCACCGACCTGCGCGACGGCAACCAGGCGCTCATCGACCCGATGAGCCCCTCGCGCAAGATGAAGATGTTCGAGCTCCTGGTGGGGATGGGCTACAAGGAGATCGAGGTCGGGTTCCCGGCCGCGAGCCAGACCGACTTCGACTTCGTGCGCCAGCTCGTCACCGAGGACCGGGTCCCCGACGACGTACGCATCTCGGTGCTGACCCAGGCCCGCGAGGACCTGATCGCCCGCACCGTCGAGTCGCTCGTCGGCGCCGACAAGGCGACCGTCCACCTCTACAACGCGACCGCCCCGCTGTTCCAGCGGGTCGTCTTCGGCGTCACCGAGGCCGAGTGCATCGCGATCGCGACCCGCGGCACCGAGTGGGTGATGAAGTACGCCGACCAGCTGCTCGACGGCACCGACTTCGGCTACCAGTACAGCCCGGAGATCTTCACCCAGACGCCCACCGACTTCGCGATCGAGGTCTGTGAGCGGGTCTCCGACGTGTGGCAGCCGGAGGAGGGGCGCGAGATCATCCTCAACCTGCCCGCGACGGTCGAGATGTCGACGCCCAACACCTACGCCGACCAGATCGAGTACTTCGGGCGCCACCTGACCCGCCGCGCCCACTCGATCATCAGCCTGCACCCCCACAACGACCGGGGTACGGCGGTCGCCGCGACCGAGCTCGCGCTGATGGCCGGCGCCGACCGGGTCGAGGGCTGCCTGTTCGGCCACGGCGAGCGCACCGGCAACGTCGACCTGGTCACCCTCGGCATGAACCTGTTCAGCCAGGGCATCGACCCGCAGGTCGACTTCTCCGAGATCGACGAGGTCCGCCGCACGGTCGAGTACTGCACCCAGCTGCCCGTCCACCCGCGGCACCCCTGGGCCGGCGACCTGGTCTACACCGCGTTCTCCGGCTCCCACCAGGACGCCATCAAGAAGGGCCTGGAGGACCTCGACCGGATCGCGGCCGAGCAGGGCAAGCCGGTCAGCGAGATCCCGTGGGAGGCGCCGTACCTGCCGATCGACCCCAAGGACGTCGGCCGCACCTACGAGGCGGTCATCCGGGTCAACAGCCAGTCCGGCAAGGGCGGCGTCGCGTACGTCCTCAAGGCCGAGCACAGCCTGGACCTGCCGCGCCGTGCCCAGATCGAGTTCAGCCGGGTGATCCAGCAGCACACCGACACCCAGGGCGGCGAGGTCACGCCGGAGGACATCTGGACGATCTTCCGCGCGGAGTACCTCGACCGCGAGGAGCCCTACAGCCTGGTGTCGTTCTCCTCGACGACCGACGAGGAGGGCGACGACCGCCAGGAGGTGCGCCTCGTCGTCCGCGGTGAGGAGATCGCGTTCACCGGCATGGGCAACGGCCCGGTCGCCGCGTTCGTCGACGGCATGCGCCAGGCGGGCGCCGACATCCGCGTGCTCGACTACGCCGAGCACGCGCTCTCGTCGGGCGGCGACGCCGTCGCCGCGGCGTACGTCGAGTGCGAGATCGCCGGCGAGATCGTCTGGGGCATCGGCATCCACCACAACATCGTCACGGCCTCGCTCCGTGCGGTGGTGTGCGCCGCCAACCGCGCGCAGGCGATCACGATCCCGGCGGGCGGCTGA
- a CDS encoding alpha/beta fold hydrolase: MGRAALASEQVGQVFVEGRRGRDRLEYTEYGAGEAWVVLLPPLLVPRRVHDRTARMLASQGLHVLVLDPLGHGRSDRPADPLSYSVTAFAQQVVALLDHVGAARAVVGGSSIGANVALEVAVLAPSGSPA; the protein is encoded by the coding sequence ATGGGTCGCGCCGCGCTGGCCTCCGAGCAGGTCGGACAGGTCTTCGTCGAGGGCCGGCGCGGCCGCGACCGCCTCGAGTACACCGAGTACGGCGCCGGCGAGGCCTGGGTCGTGCTCCTCCCGCCGCTGCTCGTGCCCCGGCGGGTGCACGACCGCACCGCGCGGATGCTCGCCTCCCAGGGCCTGCACGTGCTCGTCCTCGACCCGCTCGGTCACGGCCGCTCCGACCGCCCGGCCGACCCGCTGTCGTACTCGGTGACGGCCTTCGCCCAGCAGGTCGTGGCGCTGCTCGACCACGTCGGCGCAGCGCGGGCCGTCGTCGGCGGCAGCTCCATCGGCGCCAATGTCGCGCTCGAGGTCGCGGTCCTCGCCCCGAGCGGGTCGCCGGCCTGA
- a CDS encoding esterase/lipase family protein, whose protein sequence is MRRITLGLLVLLGLVLSLLAPGAARADAGDPAYAPLDRPGPTLSVPAATLDAALSCHGDPATGPRPILLNPATSVTPVENYSWNWERVFAAQGRYYCTVTMPFHTFGDIQVAGEYVVHAIRTMYAATGRRIAILGHSQGGMNPRWALRFWPDVRAQVAEVIGMAPSNHGTALLGGCIPGLTTCVPAVWQQKAGSAFMKALNSGAETFAGIDYTNVYTSLDEVVVPHVSSTLTTGDGAIANVRVQDVCPLDPYEHVLTGTVSPATYAIVTDALDHDGPADLARIDRSWCSRLSMPGVDPLDVRSYTPVLFALPSLVSTVLPMVTFSGAPLVRREPALRCYVYAAGC, encoded by the coding sequence ATGCGGCGCATCACTCTCGGTCTGCTCGTCCTGCTCGGCCTGGTCCTGTCCCTCCTCGCGCCCGGCGCGGCGCGCGCCGACGCCGGCGACCCGGCGTACGCGCCCCTCGACCGTCCCGGCCCCACGCTCAGCGTGCCGGCGGCGACCCTCGACGCCGCGCTGAGCTGTCACGGCGACCCGGCCACGGGGCCGCGGCCGATCCTGCTCAACCCGGCCACGAGCGTCACGCCGGTCGAGAACTACTCCTGGAACTGGGAGCGGGTGTTCGCCGCGCAGGGCCGCTACTACTGCACGGTGACGATGCCGTTCCACACCTTCGGCGACATCCAGGTCGCCGGCGAGTACGTCGTCCACGCGATCCGCACCATGTACGCCGCCACCGGCCGCCGGATCGCGATCCTCGGCCACAGCCAGGGCGGGATGAACCCGCGGTGGGCACTGCGGTTCTGGCCCGACGTACGCGCTCAGGTCGCCGAGGTGATCGGCATGGCCCCGTCCAACCACGGCACCGCCCTGCTCGGCGGCTGCATCCCCGGCCTGACGACGTGCGTGCCCGCGGTGTGGCAGCAGAAGGCGGGCTCGGCGTTCATGAAGGCCCTCAACAGCGGCGCCGAGACCTTCGCCGGCATCGACTACACCAACGTCTACACGAGCCTCGACGAGGTCGTCGTCCCCCACGTCTCCTCGACGCTGACGACCGGCGACGGCGCCATCGCCAACGTCCGGGTCCAGGACGTGTGCCCGCTCGACCCCTACGAGCACGTCCTGACCGGCACGGTCAGCCCGGCGACCTACGCCATCGTCACCGACGCGCTCGACCACGACGGCCCCGCCGACCTCGCCCGGATCGACCGGTCGTGGTGCTCGCGGCTGTCCATGCCCGGCGTCGACCCGCTCGACGTGCGGTCCTACACGCCGGTCCTGTTCGCGCTGCCGAGCCTGGTCAGCACGGTGCTGCCGATGGTCACGTTCAGCGGGGCGCCGCTGGTGCGGCGGGAGCCGGCGCTGCGGTGCTACGTGTACGCCGCGGGCTGCTGA
- a CDS encoding Uma2 family endonuclease: protein MTIDTGVPPGRALTVDDLDALPEDGLRHELVDGVHVVSAAPTPLHQRVNFQLCRILDDAAPEHLWVVPPIDVVLAHDTVLEPDVVVAPRDRLTGKRLDGPPLLAVEVLSPSTALTDLNTKHDRLERADAPHYWVVDPVAPRLIAWELQDGRYVEVADVSGDTCWHAERPFPVSIRPTDLVR from the coding sequence CGCCCGGGCGAGCGCTGACGGTCGACGACCTCGACGCGCTGCCCGAGGACGGGCTGCGTCATGAGCTCGTCGACGGGGTGCACGTCGTGAGCGCGGCACCGACACCCCTGCACCAGCGCGTCAACTTCCAGCTGTGTCGCATCCTCGATGATGCCGCGCCGGAGCACCTCTGGGTGGTTCCGCCGATCGACGTGGTGCTCGCCCACGACACCGTGCTCGAGCCCGACGTGGTCGTCGCACCGCGCGACCGGCTCACCGGCAAGCGGCTCGACGGCCCGCCGCTCCTCGCCGTCGAGGTGCTCTCGCCGAGCACCGCACTGACCGATCTCAACACCAAGCACGACCGCCTCGAGCGCGCCGACGCGCCGCACTACTGGGTCGTCGATCCGGTCGCGCCGCGGCTGATCGCCTGGGAGCTGCAGGACGGTCGCTATGTCGAGGTCGCCGACGTCTCCGGCGACACTTGCTGGCACGCCGAGCGACCGTTCCCCGTCTCGATCCGGCCGACCGACCTCGTTCGGTAG